One segment of Micromonospora parathelypteridis DNA contains the following:
- a CDS encoding S9 family peptidase, with amino-acid sequence MTGLSAELVVDGRDPQTPALAPNRRLLCYVLAPVSRTGDHLDTELWLVDTDGVVASHRATGDTATESRPRWSADSETLFFLSDRADRGLPQLHGLNLAAAMMTTLTSWRAGVIDHLPLTDPNVVALLAEDEPTEQDARRARDRDDAIVVGEREPRARLRLLDLRTGRVTTPNVFGDRHVVELRQRPDGGPLAVLTGASADNDYGPRTGQLHLFDPTTGIAENLGPVGADARSLAWWPGEDGWHLAYIALTPPVLQAGTAVFDLAVDSRVLRNRTAGLPMCPTKLCQTDAAPLVVFADGLNTTLARLNPTDLTTLSHHPGRLDNLTATPTGEDIAVLTGTRYQPANVHIGPPAGPLRRITNTRPELDGIALGTQQPLAYRAADGLDLDGLLVLPVGRTASEGPFPLVTIVHGGPYDRYADRCQLFWYPSAQWLAAAGYAVLLPNPRGGQGHGHQFAASVAGQVGQQEWTDILTGIDLLIAEGIADPDRLGIAGWSHGGFMSAWAVGQTDRFRAALVGAGVIDWGMLAATGENGQFEAALGGSTGWSGIGPHPHDAVSPISFASHIRTPVLILHGAEDTNVPLGQAVYLHRALRHYDVEHEFVIYPREGHSIRERNHQLDVLRRTRAWFDRWLRR; translated from the coding sequence ATGACAGGTCTGAGCGCCGAGCTCGTGGTCGACGGTCGTGACCCGCAGACCCCGGCGCTCGCCCCGAACAGGCGCCTGCTCTGCTACGTCCTCGCTCCCGTCAGCCGGACCGGTGACCATCTCGACACCGAACTCTGGCTCGTCGACACCGATGGCGTCGTCGCGTCGCACCGGGCGACAGGCGACACCGCAACCGAGTCCCGGCCACGATGGTCGGCCGACTCGGAGACGCTGTTCTTCCTGTCCGACCGCGCCGACCGCGGTCTCCCGCAGTTGCACGGGCTCAACCTCGCCGCCGCCATGATGACCACGTTGACCAGCTGGCGCGCCGGCGTCATCGACCATCTGCCGCTCACCGACCCCAATGTGGTCGCTCTGCTCGCCGAGGACGAACCCACCGAGCAGGACGCGCGCCGTGCCCGGGACCGCGACGACGCCATCGTCGTCGGCGAGCGCGAACCGCGTGCCCGGCTGCGCCTGCTCGACCTGCGTACCGGCCGGGTCACCACCCCGAATGTGTTCGGTGACCGGCACGTCGTGGAACTGCGGCAACGTCCCGACGGCGGCCCACTTGCCGTGCTGACCGGGGCCAGCGCCGACAACGATTACGGCCCGCGCACCGGCCAACTGCACCTGTTCGACCCCACGACCGGGATTGCGGAGAACCTCGGACCGGTCGGGGCAGATGCACGATCTCTGGCCTGGTGGCCGGGCGAAGACGGTTGGCACCTCGCTTACATCGCGCTCACCCCACCGGTCCTGCAGGCCGGCACTGCCGTGTTCGACCTGGCCGTGGACAGCCGCGTCCTGCGCAACCGCACCGCTGGTCTACCGATGTGCCCCACCAAACTCTGCCAGACCGATGCCGCCCCGCTGGTTGTGTTCGCCGACGGCCTGAACACGACCCTGGCCCGGCTCAACCCCACCGACCTCACGACCCTGTCGCATCACCCCGGACGCCTCGACAACCTCACCGCCACACCTACCGGCGAGGACATCGCGGTACTTACCGGCACCCGCTATCAACCTGCGAACGTCCACATCGGCCCGCCGGCCGGGCCGCTGCGGAGAATCACCAACACCCGCCCGGAACTGGACGGCATCGCGCTCGGCACGCAACAACCGCTGGCCTACCGCGCCGCCGACGGCCTCGACCTGGACGGCTTGCTCGTGCTGCCGGTCGGAAGAACCGCATCGGAAGGCCCGTTCCCGCTGGTCACGATCGTGCACGGAGGCCCGTACGATCGCTACGCCGATCGTTGCCAGTTGTTCTGGTACCCCAGCGCGCAGTGGCTGGCCGCCGCCGGCTACGCCGTGTTGCTTCCCAACCCGCGCGGCGGCCAGGGCCATGGTCATCAGTTCGCCGCCAGCGTCGCCGGTCAGGTCGGACAGCAGGAGTGGACCGACATCCTGACCGGCATCGACCTGCTCATCGCCGAGGGCATCGCCGACCCCGACCGGCTGGGCATCGCTGGCTGGAGCCACGGCGGCTTCATGTCCGCCTGGGCCGTCGGCCAGACCGACCGCTTCCGCGCCGCGCTGGTCGGCGCCGGCGTCATCGACTGGGGCATGCTCGCCGCGACCGGGGAGAACGGCCAGTTCGAAGCCGCGCTCGGCGGCAGCACTGGCTGGTCCGGCATCGGCCCACACCCGCATGACGCGGTCAGCCCGATCTCCTTCGCCAGCCACATCCGCACTCCAGTGCTCATCTTGCACGGCGCCGAGGACACCAACGTTCCGCTCGGACAGGCCGTGTACCTCCACCGGGCGCTGCGTCACTACGACGTCGAGCACGAGTTCGTGATCTACCCGAGAGAGGGCCACTCGATCCGGGAACGCAACCACCAACTCGACGTCCTGCGCCGGACCCGCGCCTGGTTTGATCGCTGGCTTCGGCGCTGA
- a CDS encoding sensor histidine kinase produces MRHLGSWLARVGVGFVRACVVTVVSLLVPAVWAAAVALGIWWGAGNPWSWVAPFVLVCVGTLALSRPVCRMVRFLVARWTATVIPSGYRQTPQVTQLSTGYWWNGFSYERTSRDALLDQRWRVRWQDPANWRDLRFTAVAPLTAGVVASLPPAGVAAAALGLSQPAPSARLVGAFGLVVAFVSAPYAWRFVEPVAVRFLRPTPAMALADRVDELTAQRADATVAQAAEIRRIERDLHDGAQARLVSLGLSLATAEKLMETDPVQARALMREARAGATASLTELRDLVRGINPPVLNDRGLVDAVRALALDSPLEADVSADLRLRLDPPIESALYFGVAELLTNAVKHAQATRARISISRDTTTIVIDVEDDGRGGARERADGGLAGLRRRLAVFDGTVEITSPAGGPTLVRMMVPCESL; encoded by the coding sequence ATGAGGCATCTGGGTTCGTGGCTGGCGCGCGTGGGCGTGGGGTTCGTACGGGCGTGCGTCGTGACGGTCGTCAGCCTTCTGGTCCCGGCCGTGTGGGCCGCCGCCGTGGCGTTGGGGATCTGGTGGGGGGCGGGCAACCCGTGGTCGTGGGTCGCGCCGTTCGTGCTGGTGTGCGTGGGCACGCTCGCCCTGTCCCGTCCGGTCTGCCGGATGGTCCGCTTCCTCGTCGCCAGGTGGACGGCCACCGTCATCCCCAGCGGATACCGGCAGACCCCTCAGGTGACGCAACTGTCCACCGGCTACTGGTGGAACGGCTTCAGCTACGAGCGCACCAGCCGCGACGCCCTCCTGGACCAGAGGTGGCGGGTTCGATGGCAGGACCCCGCCAACTGGCGTGATCTGCGGTTCACGGCGGTCGCGCCGCTCACTGCGGGCGTGGTCGCGTCCCTGCCACCCGCGGGGGTGGCAGCGGCGGCTCTCGGGCTCAGCCAGCCGGCGCCCTCCGCGCGCCTGGTCGGGGCGTTCGGCCTGGTCGTGGCCTTCGTCTCCGCCCCGTACGCCTGGCGGTTTGTCGAACCGGTCGCCGTCCGCTTCCTGCGCCCGACGCCGGCGATGGCGCTGGCCGATCGGGTGGACGAGCTGACCGCCCAGCGTGCCGACGCTACGGTCGCCCAGGCTGCCGAGATCCGCCGGATCGAGCGGGACCTGCACGACGGGGCGCAGGCCCGTCTGGTCTCCCTCGGGCTCTCCCTGGCGACCGCCGAGAAGCTGATGGAAACCGACCCTGTCCAGGCCAGGGCGCTGATGCGGGAGGCGCGGGCCGGTGCCACCGCGTCGCTGACCGAGCTCCGTGACCTGGTTCGGGGCATCAACCCGCCGGTGCTGAACGACCGGGGGCTCGTCGACGCGGTTCGCGCTCTCGCCCTGGACAGCCCGCTCGAAGCGGATGTCAGCGCCGACCTTCGGCTGCGCCTGGACCCGCCGATCGAGTCCGCCCTGTACTTCGGGGTCGCCGAACTGCTGACCAACGCGGTCAAGCATGCCCAGGCGACCCGGGCGCGGATCTCCATCAGCCGGGACACCACCACCATCGTCATCGACGTCGAAGACGACGGTCGCGGCGGCGCCCGTGAGCGTGCCGACGGTGGTCTTGCGGGGCTACGCCGCCGCCTCGCGGTCTTCGACGGCACCGTAGAGATCACCAGCCCGGCAGGTGGCCCGACCCTCGTGCGGATGATGGTCCCATGCGAATCGTTGTAG
- the rox gene encoding rifampin monooxygenase: protein MFDVIIAGCGPTGAMLAAELRLHDVRVLVLEKETEPASFVRIVGLHIRSIELMAMRGLLEPILERGRRRPAGGFFAAINKPVPEGLDSGHAYLLGIPQPVIVHLLEERAVELGAQVRHGAAVVGFQQDDEGVTVELADGEQVRSRYLVGCDGGRSTVRKRLGVGFPGEPSRTETLMGEMEVGVPQEEVAARVAGIRETHQRFWLRPAGVGVYSVVVPAVGVSDRAVPPTLEDFQQQLRAIAGTDFGVHSPRWLSRFGDATRLAERYRVGRVLLAGDAAHIHPPIGGQGLNLGVQDAFNLGWKLAAQIRGWAPETLLDTYQAERRPVADDVLDNTRAQMELLSTEPGPQAVRRLLTELMDFDEVNRHLIEKIAAIGIRYDFGAGPDLVGRRLRDIDVKQGRLYGLLHRGRGLLLDRTDRLTVGGWSDRVDHLADPTAELDVPCVLLRPDGHVAWVGDDQQDLDDHLSRWFGKPAN from the coding sequence ATGTTCGACGTGATCATTGCCGGTTGCGGGCCGACCGGTGCGATGCTGGCCGCCGAACTGCGGCTGCACGATGTGCGGGTACTCGTTCTGGAGAAGGAGACCGAGCCCGCGTCGTTCGTCCGCATAGTCGGTCTGCACATCCGCAGTATCGAGTTGATGGCAATGCGCGGGCTGCTGGAGCCCATCCTCGAACGCGGACGACGGCGTCCGGCCGGCGGCTTCTTCGCCGCCATCAACAAACCCGTGCCCGAGGGCCTGGATTCCGGGCACGCCTATCTGCTGGGCATCCCACAGCCGGTCATCGTCCATCTGCTCGAAGAACGTGCGGTCGAACTCGGTGCGCAGGTCCGCCACGGTGCTGCGGTGGTCGGTTTCCAGCAGGACGACGAAGGGGTGACCGTCGAACTTGCCGACGGGGAACAGGTTCGTTCGCGCTATCTCGTCGGCTGTGACGGCGGGCGCAGTACGGTGCGCAAACGGCTTGGCGTCGGCTTCCCCGGCGAACCCTCGCGGACCGAGACGCTGATGGGCGAGATGGAAGTGGGTGTGCCGCAGGAGGAGGTCGCCGCCAGGGTGGCCGGCATCCGCGAGACCCATCAGCGGTTCTGGCTGCGGCCCGCGGGCGTCGGGGTCTACAGCGTCGTGGTCCCCGCCGTAGGGGTCAGCGACCGCGCGGTACCGCCCACCCTCGAGGATTTCCAACAACAGTTGCGCGCCATCGCCGGAACCGATTTCGGCGTGCACTCCCCGCGCTGGTTGTCCCGCTTCGGCGATGCCACCCGGCTGGCCGAACGTTATCGGGTCGGGCGGGTGCTGCTGGCCGGCGACGCGGCACACATCCATCCACCCATCGGCGGACAGGGCCTCAACCTGGGCGTTCAGGACGCATTCAACCTCGGCTGGAAACTGGCCGCACAGATCCGTGGCTGGGCGCCGGAAACACTGCTGGACACCTACCAGGCCGAACGTCGACCGGTCGCCGACGACGTGCTGGACAACACCCGCGCCCAGATGGAGTTGCTGTCCACCGAACCAGGCCCGCAGGCGGTGCGCCGGCTGCTCACCGAGCTGATGGACTTCGACGAGGTGAACCGCCATCTGATCGAGAAGATCGCCGCGATCGGCATTCGCTACGACTTCGGGGCGGGCCCCGACCTGGTCGGGCGCCGCCTGCGCGACATCGATGTGAAGCAGGGCCGCCTCTACGGTCTGCTGCATCGCGGCCGTGGCCTGCTGCTGGACCGCACCGATCGGCTGACCGTCGGCGGCTGGTCAGACCGGGTCGATCACCTCGCGGATCCCACCGCGGAACTCGATGTTCCGTGCGTTCTGCTCCGCCCGGACGGCCACGTCGCCTGGGTCGGCGACGACCAGCAGGACCTGGACGACCACCTCTCCCGCTGGTTCGGCAAGCCCGCCAACTGA
- a CDS encoding NUDIX hydrolase — protein sequence MIAQRLRVAAYAVCSRDEHLLLARWVSPDGARRHWTLPGGGVEHAEDPFDAVVREVAEETGYEAQVELLLGVNSRTRTVESYEGGVVDLHMLGIFYRARIVGGDLRPETDGTTDLAQWIPIAQVATLERSAVVDIGLDLHRDTPPTGHREPIPTTSLQRH from the coding sequence GTGATCGCGCAACGGCTGCGGGTCGCCGCGTACGCGGTGTGCTCGCGGGACGAGCATCTGCTGCTGGCCCGTTGGGTTTCGCCGGATGGGGCTCGGCGGCACTGGACGCTGCCCGGCGGTGGGGTTGAGCACGCGGAGGATCCGTTCGACGCCGTCGTGCGGGAGGTGGCTGAGGAGACGGGGTACGAGGCGCAGGTCGAGCTGTTGCTCGGCGTGAATTCGCGAACGAGGACCGTGGAGAGCTACGAGGGCGGGGTCGTCGACCTGCACATGCTGGGCATCTTCTACCGGGCCCGGATCGTTGGCGGCGATCTTCGACCTGAGACGGACGGCACGACCGACCTGGCACAGTGGATACCAATCGCGCAGGTCGCCACCCTGGAGCGTTCCGCGGTTGTCGACATCGGGCTTGACTTGCATCGCGATACGCCACCCACCGGGCACAGGGAGCCGATCCCGACGACCAGCCTCCAGCGGCACTGA
- a CDS encoding MFS transporter → MTTDDLPETFHVTPDEQVRSDSNRTRHRITSALAIAPPDPGRAGRGGRQMTSDVQKLPTGFGRLWTAQTVSSLGDGVMHAALPLLALTLTRDPMALAVVTAAGTLPWLLFGVLGGALVDRWDRRRTMWVADAARAVLLAIPVAAAALDVLSIPLLAAVAFLLGLGGLFFDTAATAYLPDLLGRHPALLERANSRLRGTQTAASGFAGPPLGSALLALGRAVPLLADAVSFTLSALLVRSLPAVPRPVPQARESLLRQARAGASYVFRDRLLLGLALRPAVGNVAFLAVETVLALFAHDRLGIDTYGFGLLLTAEATGGLLGAGIASFLGRRLGTGTALTCTAAVEGLAILGLAAAPNPYVAGLALAVCGAGMGATMVLGPSLRQAIVPAHLMGRVASTSRMLAMCAAPFGAFLGGWLAAAYDVRTPLYAAGGVLLAMTAVTATMTSNRRVEAALRAAAPADDPGHPESRDLVQEGAVQGFGGR, encoded by the coding sequence ATGACCACCGATGATCTTCCCGAGACGTTCCACGTCACCCCTGACGAGCAGGTACGCAGCGATTCCAACCGCACCCGTCACCGGATCACCTCCGCGCTGGCGATCGCGCCGCCGGATCCGGGCCGTGCAGGCCGAGGGGGACGACAAATGACCTCAGACGTCCAGAAGTTGCCGACCGGGTTCGGGCGGCTGTGGACTGCGCAGACGGTGTCCTCGCTCGGTGACGGGGTGATGCATGCCGCGCTGCCGCTGCTCGCGTTGACGTTGACGCGGGATCCGATGGCGCTCGCCGTCGTCACGGCCGCCGGAACGCTGCCGTGGCTGCTCTTCGGGGTGCTCGGCGGTGCGCTGGTGGACCGCTGGGACCGCCGCCGCACGATGTGGGTCGCGGACGCGGCGCGTGCGGTGCTGCTCGCGATACCGGTAGCGGCGGCCGCGCTCGACGTGCTGAGCATTCCGCTACTCGCGGCCGTCGCCTTCCTGCTCGGCCTCGGCGGACTCTTCTTCGACACGGCCGCCACGGCCTATCTGCCGGATCTGCTCGGCCGGCACCCCGCGCTCCTGGAGCGAGCCAACTCCCGCCTGCGCGGCACCCAGACCGCCGCGTCCGGCTTCGCGGGGCCGCCCCTGGGCAGTGCCCTGCTCGCGCTCGGACGGGCGGTCCCGCTGCTCGCCGACGCGGTGTCGTTCACGCTCTCCGCGCTGCTCGTACGGTCGTTGCCTGCCGTACCCCGGCCGGTTCCGCAGGCTCGCGAGTCGTTGCTTCGGCAGGCGCGGGCCGGGGCCTCGTACGTCTTCCGGGATCGGCTGCTGCTCGGGCTCGCGCTGCGTCCGGCGGTCGGGAACGTCGCCTTCCTCGCCGTGGAGACCGTCCTCGCCCTCTTCGCGCACGACCGTCTCGGCATCGACACCTACGGCTTCGGCCTGCTCCTCACCGCGGAGGCCACCGGCGGCCTGCTCGGCGCGGGGATCGCCTCGTTCCTCGGCCGACGACTCGGCACCGGAACCGCGCTGACCTGCACGGCCGCAGTCGAAGGGCTCGCCATCCTGGGTCTCGCCGCCGCCCCGAACCCGTACGTCGCCGGCCTCGCGCTCGCCGTCTGCGGAGCGGGCATGGGCGCCACGATGGTGCTCGGCCCTTCCCTGCGACAGGCGATCGTCCCTGCCCACCTGATGGGGCGGGTCGCCTCCACCTCCCGCATGCTCGCCATGTGCGCCGCCCCGTTCGGTGCCTTCCTCGGCGGCTGGCTGGCCGCCGCCTACGACGTACGCACCCCGCTCTACGCCGCCGGCGGCGTCCTCCTTGCCATGACCGCCGTCACGGCGACCATGACCAGCAACCGCCGGGTCGAGGCGGCGCTGCGTGCCGCCGCCCCGGCCGATGATCCGGGTCACCCGGAATCCCGGGATCTCGTTCAGGAGGGTGCCGTTCAGGGCTTCGGAGGTCGTTGA
- a CDS encoding NADP-dependent oxidoreductase: MWKIVQSELGDPSVLRLIEADRPEPGPTEVLVEVRAAGVNPVDWKVRAHGGILGPPPFTVGWEISGVVSALGPGVTRFAVGDEVFGMPRFPKELAGYAEYVTAPARHLARTPRVMGQVEAGGLALGGLTAWQTLVETANVQPGQRVLIPGAAGGFGHLAVQVAKALGAYVIGTASAPKHDFVRGLGADEVVDYRSEDVGAVVKDVDLAIATVSGQLPVLAATLRPGGLIVALNSAEATTVRDFGGLFLLAEPDRAGLEALATLVDAGKLRVHVDRVFPLAEAAEAHRRGETGRTTGKLVLVP, encoded by the coding sequence ATGTGGAAGATCGTGCAGAGCGAGCTGGGCGACCCTTCAGTGCTACGCCTGATCGAGGCGGATCGGCCGGAGCCGGGCCCGACCGAGGTGCTGGTCGAGGTACGCGCGGCCGGTGTCAACCCGGTCGACTGGAAGGTGCGGGCCCACGGTGGGATTCTCGGCCCGCCGCCGTTCACCGTCGGTTGGGAGATCTCCGGCGTCGTTTCCGCGCTCGGTCCGGGAGTGACCCGGTTCGCGGTGGGGGATGAGGTCTTCGGCATGCCCCGGTTTCCCAAGGAACTCGCCGGCTATGCCGAGTACGTCACCGCGCCGGCCCGACACCTCGCGAGAACCCCGCGCGTCATGGGCCAGGTCGAGGCGGGAGGGCTCGCCCTGGGCGGGTTGACCGCATGGCAGACGCTCGTCGAGACGGCCAATGTGCAGCCCGGTCAGCGGGTCCTCATCCCGGGGGCGGCGGGCGGGTTCGGGCACCTGGCGGTCCAGGTCGCCAAGGCGCTCGGCGCGTACGTGATCGGGACCGCCAGTGCGCCCAAGCACGACTTCGTGCGCGGGCTCGGCGCTGACGAGGTGGTCGACTACCGATCCGAGGACGTCGGCGCGGTCGTCAAAGACGTTGATCTCGCGATCGCCACGGTGTCCGGCCAACTTCCGGTGCTTGCGGCAACGCTGCGCCCCGGTGGCCTCATCGTCGCGCTCAACAGCGCGGAGGCGACGACCGTTCGCGATTTCGGCGGACTGTTTCTCTTGGCGGAGCCCGACCGGGCTGGACTCGAGGCACTGGCGACGCTGGTGGACGCCGGCAAACTACGGGTTCACGTCGACAGAGTGTTTCCGCTCGCGGAGGCGGCCGAGGCACACCGGCGTGGTGAGACCGGTCGGACAACCGGCAAACTCGTCCTGGTGCCGTGA
- a CDS encoding LysR family transcriptional regulator, with protein MIELDLRRLRFLREFEERGTLAAVAAALGYSPSTISQQLALLEKDVGARLLDKAGRGVRLTDAGHLLAQHARVLLSAAEAAEADLAALSGDIRGTVRAGGLQSAARRLLIPAVARMKADHPQVRVEIFELELEQSLPGLRLGAVDLVIGDEYDSHPRPRPAGLCFTPLLEESLKIVLPAAHPLAQAGGPVAVTDLRSDIWTASAEGTGHHAMVVGTCRALGGYEPDLRHRSSDADVQLELVRAATAVALLPALTLPSNDPALAIRDIAETTLRRRLVAATRDTPPAPSLTALLTAVTDQVHNLDPKNSRFR; from the coding sequence ATGATCGAGCTGGACCTGCGGCGGTTGCGCTTCCTGCGCGAGTTCGAGGAACGCGGCACCCTGGCCGCGGTCGCCGCGGCTCTGGGCTACAGCCCGTCCACGATCTCCCAACAGCTCGCCCTGCTGGAAAAGGACGTCGGCGCACGGCTGCTCGACAAAGCCGGGCGCGGTGTGCGGCTCACCGACGCCGGACACCTGCTCGCTCAGCACGCCCGGGTGCTGCTGTCCGCCGCCGAAGCGGCAGAAGCCGACCTCGCCGCCCTCAGCGGCGACATCCGAGGCACCGTCCGTGCCGGCGGCCTGCAATCGGCGGCCCGCCGCTTACTGATCCCCGCCGTGGCCCGCATGAAGGCCGACCATCCGCAGGTCCGGGTGGAAATCTTCGAGCTGGAACTCGAACAGTCCCTGCCAGGTCTACGCCTCGGCGCGGTCGACCTCGTCATCGGCGATGAGTACGACAGCCACCCCCGCCCCCGCCCGGCCGGGCTGTGTTTCACACCCTTGCTGGAAGAGTCCCTGAAGATCGTGCTTCCGGCCGCGCATCCGCTCGCCCAGGCCGGCGGACCGGTCGCGGTCACCGACCTGCGTTCCGACATTTGGACCGCGTCCGCCGAAGGCACCGGCCACCATGCCATGGTCGTCGGCACCTGCCGCGCCCTCGGCGGCTACGAACCCGACCTCCGGCACCGCTCCAGCGACGCCGACGTCCAACTCGAACTCGTGCGGGCCGCCACCGCCGTCGCCCTGTTGCCAGCCCTGACCCTGCCCAGCAACGACCCCGCGCTCGCGATCCGAGACATCGCCGAAACCACCCTCAGACGCCGGCTGGTCGCCGCCACCCGAGACACCCCACCCGCTCCGTCACTCACCGCCCTCCTGACAGCCGTGACGGACCAGGTGCACAACCTCGATCCGAAGAACAGCCGCTTCCGTTGA
- a CDS encoding carbon-nitrogen hydrolase family protein produces the protein MEEILRIAVAQPAVVAYDVTANVATHAKIVRTAGARLVVFPELSLTGYNLDAPALTCDDPRLVPIVAACADADAVALVGAPLADADGHAYIATLLVDGESVTVAYRKIHLHPPEDQRFTPGDKHVVLDLDGRRLGLAICRDASLAEHAAATVTAGADVYVASTLNSPTDPRDARMRERATTHRMHVVLSCGAGPDGPLLTAGGSGFWAPDGTVIAQAGAMPGEVVVTDLP, from the coding sequence GTGGAGGAAATCTTGCGCATCGCCGTCGCCCAGCCTGCGGTCGTGGCGTACGACGTCACCGCGAACGTGGCCACTCATGCGAAGATCGTGCGCACGGCAGGGGCGAGGCTGGTGGTGTTCCCGGAGTTGTCGCTGACGGGGTACAACCTCGACGCGCCAGCGTTGACTTGCGACGATCCGCGGCTGGTCCCGATCGTGGCGGCGTGCGCCGATGCCGACGCGGTCGCGTTGGTCGGCGCGCCGCTCGCTGATGCTGATGGCCACGCCTACATCGCGACGTTGCTGGTCGACGGCGAGAGCGTGACGGTGGCCTATCGGAAGATCCATCTGCACCCACCGGAGGACCAGCGGTTCACTCCGGGCGACAAGCACGTCGTGCTCGACCTCGACGGGCGACGGCTCGGGCTGGCGATCTGCCGGGACGCCTCGCTTGCCGAGCATGCGGCCGCGACGGTCACGGCCGGCGCCGACGTATACGTTGCGAGCACCCTCAACTCACCTACCGACCCACGCGATGCGCGAATGCGCGAGCGCGCGACCACGCACCGGATGCATGTGGTGCTGTCCTGCGGCGCGGGGCCGGACGGGCCGCTGTTGACCGCGGGCGGCTCCGGATTCTGGGCGCCGGACGGGACAGTCATCGCGCAGGCCGGCGCCATGCCGGGTGAGGTGGTCGTGACCGACCTGCCCTGA
- a CDS encoding response regulator transcription factor, giving the protein MRIVVAEDLYLLRDGMVRLLEAYGHQVVATATTGTETLQALLRHRPDVAVVDVRMPPTQSDEGLRAALAARRELPGLPVLILSQYVEQLYARELLADGSGGIGYFLKDSVFDADQFIDALERVAAGGTAMDPAVIAKLLSSGSSNRRLEQLTERERSVLSLMAEGLSNHAIGQRLFLSDGAISKYTTSMFGKLGITDDDNNNRRVLAVLAYLNNP; this is encoded by the coding sequence ATGCGAATCGTTGTAGCCGAGGACCTCTACCTGCTGCGCGACGGCATGGTCCGCCTCCTCGAAGCGTACGGACACCAGGTGGTGGCGACGGCAACCACCGGAACCGAGACGCTCCAGGCGCTCCTGAGGCACCGGCCGGACGTCGCGGTCGTCGACGTCCGCATGCCACCGACCCAGTCGGACGAGGGCCTGCGGGCGGCTCTCGCGGCCCGCCGCGAACTGCCCGGACTGCCCGTCCTGATCCTTTCCCAGTACGTCGAGCAGCTGTATGCCCGGGAACTCCTGGCCGACGGCTCCGGCGGAATCGGCTACTTCCTCAAGGACAGCGTGTTCGACGCCGACCAGTTCATCGACGCCCTGGAACGCGTCGCGGCCGGTGGCACCGCCATGGATCCGGCCGTCATCGCCAAACTGCTGTCCAGCGGGTCCTCGAACCGACGTCTCGAACAGCTCACCGAACGCGAGCGCTCCGTGCTCAGCCTCATGGCCGAAGGACTGTCCAACCATGCCATCGGCCAACGGCTCTTCCTCAGCGACGGCGCCATCAGCAAATACACCACGTCGATGTTCGGCAAGCTCGGCATCACCGACGACGACAACAACAATCGCCGCGTGCTTGCCGTCCTGGCCTACCTGAACAACCCCTGA
- a CDS encoding HNH endonuclease, whose translation MLSAVKGLSRYHTEKSLEAHLLERSHRAENGCLIIHGYGPRRGTHQKVAGRAWAHIAAYVVLVGGYDPALDVDQTCGAADCIEPTHLRQVSRTEACRSRTQPARCRNGHDRELDPATGRYRRVCRTCNREAQRRWREREAAEVARARAAYGRS comes from the coding sequence GTGCTCTCGGCCGTGAAGGGTCTGTCCCGGTACCACACCGAAAAGTCACTGGAGGCCCACCTACTGGAGCGCTCACACCGCGCCGAGAACGGCTGCCTGATCATTCACGGCTACGGGCCGCGACGCGGAACGCACCAGAAAGTCGCGGGTCGCGCATGGGCGCACATTGCCGCGTACGTTGTCCTCGTCGGCGGGTACGACCCCGCCCTCGACGTCGACCAGACCTGCGGCGCTGCCGACTGTATCGAGCCGACACACCTGCGCCAGGTCAGCCGGACCGAGGCCTGCCGCAGCCGAACTCAGCCGGCACGATGCCGCAACGGCCACGACCGTGAACTCGACCCGGCGACCGGCCGGTACCGTCGGGTCTGTCGAACGTGCAACCGGGAGGCTCAGCGCCGGTGGCGTGAACGCGAGGCCGCCGAGGTAGCCAGGGCCCGCGCCGCGTACGGCCGCTCGTAG